In Streptomyces ambofaciens ATCC 23877, a single genomic region encodes these proteins:
- a CDS encoding DMT family transporter — MSTAPHAASRRPQLLAAGAATATVVLWASAFVSIRSAGEAYAPGALALGRLLSGVLALGVICLLRREGLPPRAAWRGIAISGLLWFGFYMVVLNWGEQQVDAGTAALVVNVGPILIALLGARLLGDALPPRLLAGMAVSFAGAVTVGLSMSGEGGSSLFGVVLCLLAAVAYAGGVVAQKPALGHASALQVTTFGCLVGAVLCLPFTGQLVRDAADAPLSATLNMVYLGVFPTALAFTTWAYALARTTAGRMGATTYAVPALVVLMSWLALGEVPGLLTLAGGALCLAGVAVSRSRKGAAAPEPEGAAEPHARDGGRV; from the coding sequence ATGAGTACCGCCCCGCACGCCGCCTCCCGCCGCCCGCAGCTGCTCGCGGCCGGCGCCGCCACCGCCACCGTCGTGCTGTGGGCCTCCGCCTTCGTCTCCATCCGCAGCGCGGGTGAGGCCTACGCCCCGGGCGCGCTGGCGCTCGGCCGGCTGCTCTCGGGCGTCCTGGCGCTCGGCGTGATCTGCCTGCTGCGCCGGGAGGGGCTGCCACCGCGGGCCGCCTGGCGGGGGATCGCCATATCAGGACTGCTGTGGTTCGGCTTCTACATGGTCGTCCTGAACTGGGGCGAGCAGCAGGTGGACGCCGGTACGGCCGCCCTGGTGGTGAACGTCGGACCGATCCTCATCGCCCTGCTCGGCGCCCGGCTGCTCGGGGACGCGCTGCCGCCGCGACTGCTGGCGGGGATGGCGGTGTCGTTCGCCGGGGCGGTGACCGTAGGCCTGTCGATGTCCGGCGAGGGCGGGTCCTCCCTGTTCGGCGTGGTGCTGTGCCTGCTGGCCGCCGTGGCGTACGCGGGCGGGGTCGTCGCCCAGAAGCCCGCGCTGGGACACGCGAGCGCGCTCCAGGTGACGACGTTCGGGTGCCTGGTCGGCGCGGTGCTCTGCCTGCCGTTCACGGGGCAGCTGGTGCGGGACGCGGCCGACGCGCCCCTCTCCGCGACCCTCAACATGGTGTACCTGGGCGTCTTCCCGACCGCCCTGGCGTTCACGACGTGGGCGTACGCCCTGGCCCGTACGACGGCCGGCCGCATGGGCGCGACCACGTACGCGGTGCCCGCCCTCGTCGTCCTGATGTCCTGGCTGGCGCTGGGTGAGGTGCCGGGGCTGCTCACGCTGGCGGGCGGCGCGCTGTGCCTGGCGGGCGTGGCGGTGTCGCGCTCCCGGAAGGGCGCGGCGGCTCCGGAGCCCGAGGGGGCCGCGGAGCCGCACGCGAGGGACGGCGGGCGGGTCTAG
- a CDS encoding Zn-dependent alcohol dehydrogenase, whose translation MAVRTAVRAAVVPAVGSPLEVTGIELPEPGPGQVHVKLAAAGVCHSDLSLSNGTMRVPVPAVLGHEGAGTVLAVGDGVTHVAPGDDVVLNWAPSCGACHACSLGEVWLCADALSGAANVHARRADDGTDLHPGLNVAAFAEETVVSASCVLPVPDGIPLTDAALLGCAVLTGYGAVHHSAKVREGETVAVFGVGGVGLAALQSARIAGASKIVAVDVSPEKEELARSAGATDYLVAGENTAREIRALTGRQGVDVAVECVGRAVTIRTAWESTRRGGRTTVVGIGGKDQQVTFNALEIFHWGRTLTGCVYGNADPVRDLPVLAEHVRAGRLDLGALVTERIALDGIPAAFENMLAGKGGRALVVF comes from the coding sequence ATGGCCGTCCGTACCGCTGTCCGCGCCGCCGTCGTACCCGCCGTAGGCTCCCCGCTGGAGGTCACCGGGATCGAGCTGCCCGAGCCCGGCCCCGGCCAGGTCCACGTGAAGCTCGCCGCCGCCGGCGTCTGCCACTCCGACCTGTCCCTGTCCAACGGCACCATGCGGGTGCCGGTCCCCGCCGTCCTCGGCCACGAGGGCGCCGGCACGGTCCTCGCCGTCGGCGACGGCGTCACCCACGTCGCCCCCGGCGACGACGTCGTCCTCAACTGGGCCCCGTCCTGCGGCGCCTGCCACGCCTGCTCGCTCGGCGAGGTCTGGCTGTGCGCGGACGCCCTGTCCGGCGCGGCGAACGTGCACGCCCGCCGCGCCGACGACGGCACCGACCTGCACCCCGGGCTGAACGTCGCCGCCTTCGCCGAGGAGACGGTGGTCTCCGCGTCCTGCGTCCTGCCCGTCCCCGACGGCATCCCCCTCACCGACGCGGCCCTGCTCGGCTGCGCCGTCCTCACCGGGTACGGCGCCGTCCACCACTCGGCCAAGGTCCGGGAGGGCGAGACCGTCGCGGTGTTCGGCGTCGGGGGAGTGGGGCTCGCCGCGCTGCAGTCGGCCCGTATCGCGGGCGCCTCGAAGATCGTCGCCGTCGACGTGTCCCCGGAGAAGGAGGAGCTGGCCCGCTCCGCCGGCGCCACCGACTACCTCGTCGCCGGCGAGAACACCGCCCGCGAGATCCGTGCCCTCACCGGCAGGCAGGGCGTCGACGTCGCCGTCGAGTGCGTGGGCCGGGCCGTCACCATCCGCACCGCCTGGGAATCCACCCGGCGCGGGGGCCGCACCACGGTCGTCGGCATCGGCGGCAAGGACCAGCAGGTCACCTTCAACGCCCTGGAGATCTTCCACTGGGGCCGCACCCTCACCGGCTGCGTCTACGGCAACGCCGACCCCGTCCGGGACCTCCCCGTCCTGGCCGAGCACGTCCGCGCGGGGCGGCTGGACCTCGGCGCCCTGGTGACGGAGCGGATCGCGCTGGACGGCATCCCGGCGGCCTTCGAGAACATGCTGGCGGGCAAGGGAGGGCGGGCGCTGGTGGTGTTCTAG
- the soxR gene encoding redox-sensitive transcriptional activator SoxR encodes MPQIPEKIHELTVGQLAARSGAAVSALHFYESKGLISSRRTSGNQRRFSRDTLRRVAFVRAAQRVGIPLATIREALAELPEGRTPTEEDWARLSESWRSELDERIKQLNRLRDHLTDCIGCGCLSLDTCVLSNPDDVFGERGTGSRLLVERRDPATKGGRARRGRRSQTECCD; translated from the coding sequence GTGCCTCAGATTCCCGAGAAGATTCACGAGCTCACGGTCGGCCAGCTCGCCGCGCGCAGCGGCGCCGCCGTCTCCGCCCTGCACTTCTACGAGTCCAAGGGCCTGATCAGCAGTCGCCGCACCTCGGGCAACCAGCGCCGCTTCAGCCGTGACACGCTGCGCCGCGTCGCCTTCGTGCGCGCGGCGCAGCGCGTGGGCATCCCGCTCGCCACGATCCGCGAGGCGCTCGCCGAGCTGCCCGAGGGGCGCACGCCCACCGAGGAGGACTGGGCACGGCTCTCCGAGTCCTGGCGCTCCGAACTGGACGAGCGCATCAAGCAGCTGAACCGGCTGCGCGATCACCTCACCGACTGCATCGGCTGCGGCTGCCTGTCCCTGGACACCTGTGTCCTGTCCAACCCCGACGACGTCTTCGGCGAACGCGGCACCGGATCCCGCCTGTTGGTGGAGCGCCGGGACCCCGCCACCAAGGGCGGGCGCGCGCGGCGCGGGCGCCGGTCGCAGACGGAGTGCTGCGACTGA
- a CDS encoding TetR/AcrR family transcriptional regulator, which yields MSTAAETTGGETEPWEEVTPDAARRLLVAAVEAFAERGYHATTTRDIAGRAGMSPAALYIHYKTKEELLHRISRIGHARAVAILRTAAQGEGSATERLADAVSSFVRWHAGRRTTARVVQYELDALGPEARDEILALRRQCDAAVRGIIDDGVASGEFDVPDVKGTTLAVLSLCIDVARWFNVNGPRTPDEVGALYADLVLRMVGAEAPGVAQT from the coding sequence ATGAGTACGGCGGCCGAGACGACGGGCGGCGAGACCGAGCCGTGGGAAGAGGTCACCCCGGATGCGGCCCGGCGGCTCCTGGTCGCCGCGGTGGAGGCTTTCGCGGAGCGCGGGTACCACGCGACCACCACCCGCGACATCGCCGGGCGGGCCGGCATGAGCCCGGCCGCGCTCTACATCCACTACAAGACCAAGGAAGAGCTGCTCCACCGCATCAGCCGGATCGGTCACGCACGGGCCGTCGCCATCCTGCGCACCGCGGCCCAGGGCGAGGGCAGTGCGACGGAGCGGCTCGCCGACGCCGTGAGCTCCTTCGTGCGCTGGCACGCCGGGCGGCGCACCACCGCGCGGGTCGTCCAGTACGAGCTGGACGCGCTCGGCCCCGAGGCCCGCGACGAGATCCTCGCGCTGCGCCGGCAGTGCGACGCCGCCGTCCGCGGCATCATCGACGACGGTGTGGCGTCGGGCGAGTTCGACGTGCCGGACGTCAAGGGGACCACACTGGCGGTGCTCTCGCTCTGCATCGACGTGGCCCGCTGGTTCAACGTGAACGGGCCCCGGACGCCCGACGAGGTCGGCGCGCTCTACGCCGACCTCGTGCTGCGGATGGTGGGTGCCGAAGCGCCGGGCGTCGCTCAGACGTAG
- a CDS encoding TetR/AcrR family transcriptional regulator — protein MARPRKPLLSTDRIIETARALVDAEGLAAVSTRRLAAELGVSGPSLYNHFRTKDEILEAVADSVSAQVDLSMFEDGREWRTALHDWAVSYRAALRDHPNIVPVLAHGPGRRPAALHLADAVYGAMVDAGWPPAQATSIGALMRYFVMGSALGSFARGFPDDASAYDPADYPHLGKAHLLAEQQEKIDERAFETGLAALLDGLAQQYQQVAGNA, from the coding sequence ATGGCCCGACCGCGCAAGCCCCTGCTCAGCACCGACCGGATCATCGAGACGGCCCGCGCGCTGGTGGACGCGGAGGGCCTCGCGGCCGTCTCCACCCGCCGGCTCGCGGCGGAGCTGGGGGTGAGCGGGCCCTCGCTCTACAACCACTTCCGCACCAAGGACGAGATCCTGGAGGCGGTGGCCGACTCGGTGAGCGCCCAGGTCGACCTGTCGATGTTCGAGGACGGCCGGGAGTGGCGGACCGCGCTGCACGACTGGGCCGTCTCCTACCGGGCGGCGCTGCGCGACCACCCCAACATCGTCCCGGTCCTGGCCCACGGCCCGGGCCGCCGTCCGGCCGCCCTGCACCTCGCCGACGCCGTCTACGGGGCGATGGTCGACGCGGGCTGGCCGCCGGCCCAGGCCACGTCCATCGGCGCGCTGATGCGCTACTTCGTCATGGGCTCCGCGCTCGGCTCCTTCGCCCGGGGCTTCCCGGACGACGCGAGCGCGTACGACCCCGCCGACTACCCGCACCTCGGCAAGGCGCACCTGCTGGCCGAGCAGCAGGAGAAGATCGACGAGCGCGCCTTCGAGACCGGGCTGGCGGCCCTGCTGGACGGGCTGGCGCAGCAGTACCAGCAGGTCGCGGGGAACGCGTGA
- a CDS encoding ArsR/SmtB family transcription factor produces the protein MTTRETGAPGLARLAGLIADETRAACLLALLDGRAWTAGELARHAGVAASTLSEHLSKLVAGGLLAEERQGRHRYVRLADERTAQLVEDLAAQVAPEAAARRPRTLRASGAGSAMARGRTCYDHLAGRLGIAVTDALTGRGLLRQDTGFALTDAGLGWFATAGMTLELTGRRPLARACLDWTERRPHLAGVAGAALCRHALETGWCVRIGSERAVKVTAEGERALSELLGIDPVALR, from the coding sequence ATGACCACCAGGGAAACCGGGGCCCCCGGACTCGCCCGGCTGGCCGGGCTGATCGCCGACGAGACCCGGGCCGCCTGTCTGCTGGCACTGCTCGACGGCCGGGCCTGGACCGCCGGCGAGCTGGCCCGGCACGCGGGCGTCGCCGCGTCGACGCTCAGCGAACACCTGAGCAAGCTCGTGGCGGGCGGCCTGCTCGCCGAGGAGCGGCAGGGGCGGCACCGGTACGTGCGGCTGGCCGACGAACGGACCGCCCAGCTCGTGGAGGACCTGGCCGCGCAGGTCGCCCCGGAGGCCGCGGCACGGCGACCGCGCACCCTGCGGGCGTCCGGCGCCGGGTCGGCGATGGCGCGCGGACGCACCTGCTACGACCATCTCGCCGGGCGGCTCGGGATCGCGGTGACCGACGCGCTGACCGGGCGCGGGCTGCTGCGCCAGGACACCGGTTTCGCCCTCACGGACGCGGGCCTGGGCTGGTTCGCCACCGCCGGGATGACCCTGGAACTCACCGGCCGCAGGCCGCTGGCCCGTGCCTGCCTCGACTGGACCGAACGCCGGCCGCACCTGGCGGGCGTCGCGGGTGCGGCCCTGTGCCGGCACGCCCTGGAGACGGGCTGGTGCGTGCGCATCGGCTCCGAGCGGGCGGTGAAGGTGACGGCGGAGGGTGAGCGGGCGCTGTCGGAGCTGCTGGGCATCGACCCGGTGGCCCTGCGCTGA
- a CDS encoding YiaA/YiaB family inner membrane protein — translation MNDTSVKQQSTAAFYGQAVASFSVAMAATAIGIYQLEADPWVRAFLAIAVLYLVTSAFTLAKIIRDRQEVGQIVSRVDQARLDKILVEHDPFQKPGGTPAQQRP, via the coding sequence ATGAATGACACATCGGTCAAGCAGCAGAGCACGGCGGCCTTCTACGGTCAGGCCGTCGCGTCGTTCTCGGTCGCCATGGCCGCCACCGCCATCGGCATCTACCAGCTCGAGGCCGACCCGTGGGTGCGCGCCTTCCTCGCCATAGCGGTCCTGTACCTGGTCACCTCGGCCTTCACCCTGGCCAAGATCATCCGTGACCGCCAGGAGGTGGGGCAGATCGTGAGCCGGGTGGACCAGGCGCGACTGGACAAGATCCTCGTCGAGCACGACCCCTTCCAGAAGCCGGGCGGCACCCCGGCGCAGCAGCGCCCCTAA
- a CDS encoding MaoC family dehydratase yields the protein MAEPRIFTSADEVKAAVGEQLGYTDWLDVDQKRIDLFAEATGDHQWIHVDPEKAAAGPFGTTIAHGYLTLSLLPLFGPQLIQVEGVTMGVNYGTNKVRFPSPVPVGSRLRATATITGVEDVKGGIQVTVAFTVEREGGDKPVCVAESVSRYYV from the coding sequence ATGGCAGAGCCGAGGATCTTCACATCCGCCGACGAGGTGAAGGCGGCGGTCGGCGAGCAGCTGGGGTACACCGACTGGCTGGACGTCGACCAGAAGCGGATCGACCTGTTCGCGGAGGCGACCGGGGACCACCAGTGGATCCACGTGGACCCGGAGAAGGCCGCGGCGGGCCCGTTCGGCACCACCATCGCGCACGGTTATCTGACCCTGTCGCTGCTTCCGCTCTTCGGACCGCAGCTCATCCAGGTCGAAGGCGTGACGATGGGCGTCAACTACGGCACGAACAAGGTGCGCTTCCCCTCCCCCGTCCCGGTCGGCTCGCGCCTGCGCGCCACGGCGACGATCACCGGCGTCGAGGACGTCAAGGGAGGCATCCAGGTGACCGTCGCCTTCACCGTGGAACGCGAGGGCGGCGACAAGCCCGTGTGCGTCGCCGAGTCCGTCTCGCGCTACTACGTCTGA
- a CDS encoding penicillin acylase family protein produces the protein MPRRTPRNALDRLRTPRGFHGFLKGASVCALVAGLLSPLSPAMAAGTDPSADRAPEQATAATAGTAANDHCGGQCSDILPPGQNGNATLAQILLNQAFGTQPAHAEDQLGPYAKLATGYSGLTNDKINDFFNDASFGVPAGQVASTVRPAGRGDVTIVRDKRTGVPHITGTTRYGTEFGAGYAAAQDRLWLMDLFRHVGRGQLTPFAGGAPANQGLEQQFWRSAPYTEADLEAQILSAAAKAGERGELALADVDAYVAGINAYIDASDKGRYFPGEYVLTGHKNALTNAGTIERFKRTDLIALASVIGSLFGSGGGGEVSNALSLLVAQEKHGVAEGTEVWESFRQRNDPEAVLTQQDGSFPYLPRPDDPRGRALPDAGSVTAEPLVHDRTGGAGGPAAAGASARAADTAVTSARRGMSNALVVSGEHTASGHPVAVFGPQTGYFAPQLLMLQEIQGPGISARGASFAGLSMYVELGRGQDYAWSATTSGQDIIDTYAVELCQDDYHYLHRGTCTPMEKIERKNAWKPTVADSTAAGSYTMRVWRTKYGPVEYRATVGGKKVAYVTLRSSYLHEADSIIGFQMLNDPDYLTGPERFQSAVQNINYTFNWFYADSERTAYYNSGDNPVRADGVDADFPVWARPPYEWADWDPAANTARYTPPSAHPRSLDQDYYVSWNNKQAKDYTTAPWGNGSVHRGDLLDDRVRKLVAEGGVTRAALVRAMAEAGLADLRAEAVLPDLLKVIDSAPVTDPAAAAAVDGLRAWLGAGALRTETSAGSRKYAHADAIRTLDAWWPLLVKAEFEPGLGSELYTAFTRNIPVDESPSAAHGPTGAHAGSAFQYGWWSYVDKDLRAVLGEPVDGPLAREYCGGGDLAACRDTLVATLEEAAGRTAAQVYPGDDHCAAGDQWCADSVIHRTLGGIKHGGIGWQNRPTYQQVVEFTSHR, from the coding sequence ATGCCACGGCGCACCCCACGCAACGCCCTCGACAGACTGAGAACTCCCCGCGGCTTCCACGGGTTCCTGAAGGGCGCTTCCGTATGCGCCCTCGTTGCCGGTCTTCTGTCACCGCTTTCCCCCGCGATGGCCGCCGGAACGGACCCCTCCGCGGACCGGGCCCCGGAACAGGCCACCGCGGCGACCGCCGGGACGGCGGCGAACGACCACTGCGGCGGCCAGTGTTCCGACATCCTGCCGCCCGGCCAGAACGGCAACGCCACGCTCGCCCAGATCCTCCTCAACCAGGCCTTCGGCACCCAGCCGGCCCACGCCGAGGATCAGCTCGGGCCCTACGCGAAGCTCGCCACCGGCTACTCCGGCCTCACCAACGACAAGATCAACGACTTCTTCAACGACGCCTCGTTCGGTGTCCCCGCCGGCCAGGTGGCCTCCACCGTCCGCCCCGCCGGACGCGGTGACGTGACGATCGTGCGCGACAAGAGGACCGGTGTGCCGCACATCACCGGCACGACCCGCTACGGCACCGAGTTCGGCGCGGGGTACGCGGCGGCCCAGGACCGGCTGTGGCTCATGGACCTCTTCCGGCACGTCGGACGCGGCCAGTTGACCCCCTTCGCCGGCGGCGCCCCGGCCAATCAGGGCCTGGAGCAGCAGTTCTGGCGCAGCGCCCCGTACACCGAGGCCGACCTCGAGGCGCAGATCCTCAGCGCCGCCGCCAAGGCCGGCGAGCGCGGCGAGCTGGCCCTGGCCGACGTGGACGCCTACGTCGCCGGCATCAACGCCTACATCGACGCCTCCGACAAGGGCCGCTACTTCCCCGGCGAGTACGTGCTGACCGGCCACAAGAACGCCCTCACCAACGCGGGCACGATCGAGCGCTTCAAGCGCACCGACCTGATCGCCCTGGCCTCCGTGATCGGCTCCCTCTTCGGCTCGGGCGGCGGCGGCGAGGTCAGCAACGCCCTGTCGCTGCTCGTCGCCCAGGAGAAGCACGGCGTCGCCGAGGGGACCGAGGTCTGGGAGTCCTTCCGCCAGCGCAACGATCCCGAGGCTGTCCTCACACAGCAGGACGGCAGCTTCCCGTACCTGCCCAGGCCGGACGACCCCCGGGGGCGCGCCCTTCCCGACGCCGGCTCGGTCACGGCCGAGCCGCTGGTCCACGACCGCACCGGCGGCGCGGGCGGCCCGGCGGCGGCCGGCGCCTCGGCGAGGGCGGCGGACACAGCCGTCACCTCGGCCCGGCGCGGCATGTCCAACGCCCTCGTCGTCAGCGGCGAGCACACCGCGAGCGGTCACCCGGTCGCCGTCTTCGGCCCGCAGACCGGCTACTTCGCCCCCCAGCTCCTCATGCTCCAGGAGATCCAGGGCCCCGGCATCAGCGCCCGCGGCGCCTCCTTCGCGGGCCTGAGCATGTACGTCGAACTCGGCCGCGGCCAGGACTACGCGTGGAGCGCGACCACCTCGGGCCAGGACATCATCGACACCTACGCCGTCGAGCTGTGCCAGGACGACTACCACTACCTGCACCGCGGCACCTGCACGCCGATGGAGAAGATCGAGCGCAAGAACGCCTGGAAACCGACGGTCGCCGACTCCACCGCGGCCGGCTCCTACACGATGCGGGTCTGGCGCACGAAGTACGGCCCGGTCGAGTACCGCGCCACCGTCGGCGGCAAGAAGGTCGCCTACGTGACGCTGCGCTCCTCGTACCTGCACGAGGCCGACTCGATCATCGGCTTCCAGATGCTGAACGACCCCGACTACCTGACCGGTCCCGAGCGCTTCCAGAGCGCCGTCCAGAACATCAACTACACCTTCAACTGGTTCTACGCCGACTCCGAGCGCACGGCGTACTACAACAGCGGCGACAATCCGGTGCGGGCGGACGGCGTCGACGCCGACTTCCCGGTCTGGGCGCGCCCGCCGTACGAGTGGGCGGACTGGGACCCGGCCGCCAACACCGCCCGCTACACGCCCCCGTCCGCCCACCCCCGGTCGCTCGACCAGGACTACTACGTCTCGTGGAACAACAAGCAGGCCAAGGACTACACCACCGCCCCCTGGGGCAACGGTTCCGTCCACCGCGGCGACCTGCTCGACGACCGGGTGAGGAAGCTGGTCGCCGAGGGCGGTGTCACCCGGGCCGCGCTGGTGCGGGCGATGGCCGAGGCGGGGCTCGCCGACCTGCGGGCCGAGGCCGTACTGCCCGACCTGCTCAAGGTGATCGACTCCGCGCCGGTGACCGACCCGGCGGCCGCGGCGGCCGTGGACGGACTCCGGGCGTGGCTCGGGGCGGGCGCCCTGCGCACGGAGACCTCGGCGGGCTCGAGGAAGTACGCCCACGCCGACGCGATCCGCACGCTGGACGCCTGGTGGCCGCTGCTGGTGAAGGCCGAGTTCGAACCCGGCCTGGGCAGCGAGCTGTACACCGCCTTCACCCGGAACATCCCCGTCGACGAGTCCCCGTCCGCCGCCCACGGCCCGACCGGCGCACACGCCGGCAGCGCCTTCCAGTACGGCTGGTGGAGCTATGTCGACAAGGACCTCCGGGCCGTGCTCGGCGAGCCCGTCGATGGGCCCCTCGCGCGCGAGTACTGCGGGGGCGGCGACCTCGCCGCCTGCCGGGACACCCTGGTCGCCACCCTCGAGGAAGCGGCGGGCCGCACGGCCGCCCAGGTCTACCCCGGCGACGACCACTGCGCGGCGGGCGACCAGTGGTGCGCCGACTCCGTGATCCACCGCACCCTCGGCGGCATCAAGCACGGCGGGATCGGCTGGCAGAACCGGCCGACCTACCAGCAGGTCGTGGAGTTCACGTCCCACCGGTGA
- a CDS encoding acyl-CoA dehydrogenase family protein, translated as MNLELSEEQSAVRQLARDFVEREIAPHVIAWDRAEEVDRSIVKKLGEVGFLGLTVDEEYGGSGGDHLAYCLVTEELGRGDSSVRGIVSVSLGLVAKTVAAWGDEEQKRRWLPGLTSGEYVGCFGLTEPGTGSDAGNLSTRAVRDGDDYVINGTKMFITNGTWADVVLLFARSTDAPGHKGVSAFLVPTDTPGLSRRTIHGKLGLRGQATAELVLEDVRVPASAMLAPEGKGFSVAMSALAKGRMSVAAGCVGIAQAALDVAVRYAGEREQFGKTIAHHQLVQELISDIALDVDAARLLTWRVADLIDRGQPFTVESSKAKLFASEAAVRAANNALQVFGGYGYIDEYPAGKLLRDARVMTLYEGTSQIQKLVIGRALTGVSAF; from the coding sequence ATGAACCTGGAGCTCAGCGAGGAGCAGAGCGCCGTACGGCAGCTCGCGCGGGACTTCGTGGAGCGCGAGATCGCCCCGCACGTCATCGCCTGGGACCGGGCCGAGGAGGTGGACCGGTCGATCGTGAAGAAGCTCGGCGAGGTCGGCTTCCTCGGGCTCACCGTCGACGAGGAGTACGGCGGCTCCGGCGGCGACCACCTCGCGTACTGCCTCGTCACCGAGGAGCTGGGGCGCGGTGACAGCTCGGTGCGCGGCATCGTGTCCGTCTCCCTCGGCCTGGTCGCCAAGACCGTCGCCGCGTGGGGCGACGAGGAGCAGAAGCGGCGCTGGCTGCCGGGGCTCACCTCCGGCGAGTACGTCGGCTGCTTCGGGCTGACCGAGCCCGGCACGGGGTCGGACGCCGGGAACCTCTCCACCCGCGCGGTCCGCGACGGCGACGACTACGTCATCAACGGCACCAAGATGTTCATCACCAACGGCACCTGGGCCGACGTCGTGCTGCTCTTCGCCCGCTCCACGGACGCCCCCGGCCACAAGGGCGTCTCCGCCTTCCTGGTGCCCACCGACACGCCCGGCCTGAGCCGCCGCACCATCCACGGCAAGCTCGGGCTGCGCGGCCAGGCCACCGCCGAGCTGGTCCTGGAGGACGTCCGCGTCCCCGCCTCCGCGATGCTGGCCCCCGAGGGCAAGGGCTTCTCGGTCGCCATGTCGGCCCTCGCCAAGGGCCGGATGTCGGTGGCGGCCGGGTGCGTCGGTATCGCCCAGGCCGCACTGGACGTGGCCGTGCGGTACGCGGGCGAGCGCGAGCAGTTCGGGAAGACCATCGCCCACCACCAGCTGGTGCAGGAGCTGATCAGCGACATCGCCCTCGACGTGGACGCGGCCCGGCTGCTGACCTGGCGGGTCGCCGACCTGATCGACCGCGGACAGCCCTTCACCGTCGAGTCCTCCAAGGCCAAGCTGTTCGCCTCGGAGGCCGCGGTCCGCGCCGCCAACAACGCCCTGCAGGTCTTCGGCGGCTACGGCTACATCGACGAGTACCCGGCCGGGAAGCTGCTGCGCGACGCCCGCGTGATGACCCTCTACGAGGGCACCAGCCAGATCCAGAAGCTGGTCATCGGGCGGGCGCTGACGGGTGTGTCGGCCTTCTGA
- a CDS encoding 3-keto-5-aminohexanoate cleavage protein — translation MVQLCANGDRTSADGAVVPLSPEAIADSVAGAVAAGATDVHVHPKTPCGRDSLSPRVLAATLDAIRARVPAPVAVGVTTGAWAEPDPAVRAARVRSWTVLPDHASVNWHEPGAEQVAAALIERGVGVEAGLWSGTDGAARFLRSPLAPKVLRVLAEVTDTDPATARDTARALLSELGTAHDRPVLLHGEGAGAWPVLRLAGRLGLPTRIGLEDTLCLPDGHRATSNAELVTAGLAEWTSARRSGRT, via the coding sequence ATGGTGCAGTTGTGCGCGAACGGCGACCGGACGAGCGCCGACGGGGCGGTGGTGCCGCTGTCACCGGAGGCGATCGCCGACTCGGTGGCCGGAGCGGTCGCCGCGGGGGCCACGGACGTCCATGTCCATCCCAAGACGCCGTGCGGGCGGGACTCGTTGTCGCCCCGGGTGCTCGCGGCCACCCTGGACGCGATACGGGCGCGGGTGCCGGCACCGGTGGCGGTCGGCGTCACCACGGGCGCCTGGGCCGAGCCCGATCCGGCCGTCCGCGCGGCACGGGTGCGGAGCTGGACGGTCCTGCCCGACCACGCCTCGGTCAACTGGCACGAGCCCGGCGCCGAGCAGGTCGCCGCCGCGCTGATCGAGCGCGGGGTGGGCGTGGAGGCCGGCCTCTGGTCGGGCACGGACGGCGCGGCCCGGTTCCTGCGCTCACCTCTCGCGCCGAAGGTGCTGCGCGTCCTGGCGGAGGTCACGGACACCGACCCGGCGACCGCGCGGGACACGGCGCGCGCGCTGCTGTCCGAGCTCGGCACGGCCCACGACCGCCCCGTCCTGCTCCACGGCGAGGGGGCCGGCGCCTGGCCGGTCCTGCGCCTGGCCGGCCGCCTCGGACTGCCGACCCGCATCGGCCTGGAGGACACCCTGTGCCTCCCGGACGGCCACCGGGCCACGTCCAACGCCGAGTTGGTCACCGCGGGCCTGGCGGAGTGGACGTCGGCCCGGCGGAGCGGACGGACGTGA